From a single Accipiter gentilis chromosome 8, bAccGen1.1, whole genome shotgun sequence genomic region:
- the TMEM125 gene encoding transmembrane protein 125, which translates to MQPPHRALPTQPPTMPELAELSSPRTPADADHIQRNILEEHVELWWFQDPKKSILCYGMAVVLILACGIGGIILLYSTSSRSGEWRLAVGTTLCLLALLVLLKQLLSSAIQDMNCIRSRDQIELLKSGGFSDCLVLLLSALVLVVCGVVLTILSTTTMQLSPARPLASMFTSGVVLLTAGSAILLCLLLYLLCTSCCQAAPRSLETGDIRVFTISGRLAANRRLPPTSSMANLI; encoded by the coding sequence ATGCAACCACCCCACCGTGCCCTCCCCACCCAGCCTCCCACCATgccagagctggcagagctgagcagcCCCCGCACCCCTGCGGACGCGGACCACATCCAGAGGAACATCTTGGAAGAGCATGTGGAGCTCTGGTGGTTCCAGGACCCCAAGAAGTCCATCCTGTGCTACGGGATGGCTGTGGTGCTGATCCTGGCGTGCGGGATCGGGGGCATCATCCTGCTGTACAGTACTAGCAGCCGGTCTGGCGAGTGGCGGCTGGCCGTGGGCACCACGCTCTGCCTCCTGGCCCTGCTCGTGCTGCTGAAGCAGCTGCTGAGCTCTGCCATCCAGGACATGAACTGCATCCGCAGCCGGGACCAGATCGAGCTCCTGAAGAGCGGGGGCTTCTCGGactgcctggtgctgctgctcagcGCCCTGGTGCTGGTGGTCTGCGGGGTCGTGCTCACCATCCTCTCCACCACGACCATGCAGCTCAGCCCTGCACGGCCGCTGGCCAGCATGTTCACCAGCGGGGTTGTCCTCCTGACTGCCGGCAGTGccatcctcctctgcctgctgctctaCCTGCTCTGCACCTCCTGCTGCCAGGCGGCTCCTCGGAGCCTGGAGACGGGCGACATCCGCGTCTTCACCATCTCCGGCCGCCTCGCTGCAAACAGGCGGCTTCCTCCCACCTCCAGCATGGCCAACCTGATCTGA